TTATTGAGCAACTCGTTAAAGTCTCCCGTAAGCAGCCATGCTTCGGTTCTTTGTGCTCCAATGGTGGAAATTTCCTCCCAAAATTTTGCTCTGTTTTCTCGCTGAGGCACACCATAGATGTATGATACAAAAAAAAAATTTCCATTATAGGTGATGCTTGTATCAATTACATTAGCTGAAGCAAATAAAACTTCCAGTTGCACACTGTCTTTCCATGATAACGCTAACCCTCCACTAAGCCCTTCCGGTGGTACCGTAAAGTGGTTTGTGAATTCTGTGCCTTTGTACATCTGGAAGACCGCTTCGTCGCTTTGCTTTGTCTCCATTAGGAACATTATCTCCGGGGAATTTTTGGATCAAAATTCCCGGAGACGACGAACTGTCAGGTCGCTCCCAATACCTTGACAGTTCCAGCTCATATTGACTAAGGAAGAGGTTTTGGATCGGACCGAAAATCCACTCCTTTCCTCCTTGAAGGTGGAATGATAGTCATACGAGGTTGGGGCGCTTCTGTCCCTGTCTCCTAACCCCCCTTCGCTTGTCCTGAAGTGTCTGAGGCTTTGCGCCTTGGGGAGTTCTGAGTCTTTGTAACTCTCCATCTCTTCACACTGAGACCTTGCGGTGAGCTTCTAGTTGTTCTCTTCTTAGTTGCAGGCGGCATCAGTCCCTTTCCTTTCTTTGAGGTAGCGCCTAGACGGGGTACATCAGTACTATGAACTTGTTGTTCCACCTGAGTTTGCACATTTCTAGCACTTGGAGGCCACCATCGGCCCTAATCTTAGGGAGACGTGGATCCTATCTTCACTTAAAGTTCTTATAGGTGATCTGTCTACAATGCCTTCCTGGTGTTCCATGACCGGAGTTTTTTGCTGCTTTGAGCTAGATGCAACGTTAGTGCCTCCAGATCGTGGAAGAGGAAGGGTATCCTCCAGATATTGAATATCAACTTCTTGGAGTCTTCCTGAAGCTGAGTTTGCAACACCATCCTGTAATAGGGGCACCCTTTCAATCGGAAGTGAGAGTCTCTCAAGAGCTGGTCTTCTTTCTTGAGAGGGTATGCTTTCATCTCCAGTTTTTTGTTTTGTTTCTGTTGAACCAGCCTGGTTAGAGATACCTTCACGCTGAGGGCGTGGTGATGGAGTATGTGACACCTGAGAGTAGCCTGATCGAGCGGGGGTCGTACTCTTTAGACCTTCAGAGACAGGTCTCCATTCATTCCTTGGGCCTGAAGCGAAGCTTTTTGGTTGGTTTCCTCTACGGGAGATTGCTTCGCTGTCTCTAGATAACGACAGTCTCTCACGAGCCGAAGGACGGGCCGCTACATTCCGACTGGTGTGAGGGTAAGACTCTTCATTTATTTGTGTCTCTCTTCTGAACCCGTAGTCATATCCAGAGTTTGTGTCAGATCTCCATGAGCCATCTCTGTTTTCTTCTTTCTTCCAATGATTTGCTGTGATAGAGTTGTGTCTTTGCCCCTGGGAAAAGTTCCTATCACCCCTTATTAAGTCTTTTCTTCTTCTATCAGCCTCAAGTCTTTCCAGAGTACGGTTTTGAGAGATTCCCATCCGCTCTTCTCTGTCTCTAGATGATCCTTTCGCTTTAAACAAAGGGCAGTCATCAACTTCATGGGTCAAAGACAGACAGTGAAAACAATGTTTCTCCAAGTTTTCAAATTCCAACTCCACTTGTTTGATCTCGCCTGACAAGCTAATATCCAGCTTTGTTTCAAGCGGCTTCAATCCATTGATCATGACTCTAACTCTTCTCTTGTCTACATCGACGCCCTTTACTGGACCAAGTTCTTTCCCTACGGCTTTTAGAGCAACATCAGTCCAATAGTGAAGCGGTATGCCGTGTATGGTAATCCAGAATGGGATCAGTGCCGAGAAGTTATCAGAGACAATAGGTTCCCACCGTTGCAGAATCAGCATCCATCTCATGAAGTGGAAAGGAGCTTTCAAGAGGATATGCTGTAGATCTTGCTCTTTCTCAAATTTGAATTGGAAGAGGTGTGGGCCTAGGGCTTTTCCGGTAATCCATCCTTGAACGTGCCAATGTTGGAGGAAGAAGTCGACCAGCGCTCTCGTCTTCTGAATGGCTGGGTTTGTTACTCTCCCTATAAGGGTCAGTTTATGTTCCTCAATCAGAGCCTCATTGTTCGAAACTGGAATCCTAACCGGTGGTCTTCGAACCGGTCTTGATTCTTTACAGATCCATTTCTCTTTATCTCCCCTTGACAATCTATGAGCCATAAATGTTGTGAAGGGATGAGATACTCGCAATAAGTGACCGTAGTAAATGCTTCAAACGGTAAAGCTCCCAATCTTAGGTAAAAAGACCTCAGTGACAAGGTAAGACTGCACAAGACAGTAAAAGGAGAAGCTGGTGAAAAACAATCCTAGTAACTCGGCCCATCTCGGGTGAAAGTTTTAAAATTGTTTTCACCACCCCTTTAGAAATCCAGATCTACGTCAGGTGCTTCATTGGTTCAGCAAAAAGACACCGTAGATGTAACGAGAGAGTGTTGAGGGTTAGGGAACCAGAGTGAAGAGCACTCCGGTCGCGATTCCGGCCGTACTGTCGTTTAAAAACACGGTGGTTTCTGGTTGGGAGACGGTGGTTTGCTCAAAAGTCAACTTTAAACAGTGTTACCTCAAGCTATGTGTCTGGGAGCTTTTTTCAAGTTTTTGGTAAGGGAACACATCATTTTTGGTCTTCAGGTATAAGAAGAAAAAAATGTTAGTAGCTAATGTATTACAAAAATATCACTAGTTTTAACTTTTAACCAAATCCACGATGAGACACATGCATGCACTATCAATATGGATATAGGTCACATACCACTTTTCTTATACATTTTTTGTTTGTCGTATTATCTCATGCCGACATACGTAGCATAACACAAGCACGACGTCATGAAAAAAAAAAGCACGACGTCATGAGCTTTGATCCTCGTCGTTTGGTTTCGTCAATATATACATCAAACAACGGTGGTGATCTAAAGCTGATAAAGATTGGACCTAAACGAGACGAGGCTATTATAATACTGACGAACTTTCATCTTTTGTCAAACACTAGCGAACTTTATTTCAACACTAGAGTACTGACCTCATTCGATAAAGTTCTGATATTTTCTTCTAGTCATTAATTCTAGACTCGAGAGTTTTATATTTTCTTGTAATTAATATGTTGTTATGTTATACTAAGGTGAGTTCCAAAACAGAGTATCAATAATTTATAAAAATCATTAAGAATTGTTTAAAACTAACAAATAACAATATTTAACCAAAAACATTTAAATATATCAGATTATTTATCTTTTTAACCTTTTACTCTTTTATTTTTTTCATTTTAGAATTTCATCTTTTGCTTTATTTAATTGTTCTTTGTTTTTTTCTTTATTCTTTTGTACGTATCATACTTTAAATATTTAGCCTGTGATAATTCTTTTTATAAATAACATGTTTTGGAAAATATGATAAAAAAGTTTTAAAAACTCAATATCAATATCAAGAATTTCAAGAAGGTAATGTGAGTGTTCATATCTGAAAAATCCACCGGTTATATTGTACAGCATTTTTCGAAGTTTACCTCCCTATTTTCTTTTTACAAAATTTGAAAGTTTCTCTCATAGCCAATGATTACTTTGGCTTTCTATTCTACAATTAACCTCAATTATATTACACATACAACCACAACTGACTACTAATTAATATTAAATAATTCACCCCGTAGTTCTGATTATGGTAATTGTACCCCTTCCTTGTGTTTGGATCCTAGTAAGAGCCACCACGGTTTTACCGGAGAGACCTGGCCCATGTGTCGAGATGCACGGTCTAGAGGCAAAGTCTCCAACGGGATGTCGAACAGGTCGAGCCGGTGGCATTAGAATCCTCTTATTTACGTCATTTAGGGTTATGTCTTCTTCTCGACCACCTGGTTTCACCAATCCAAATGGATAGACTAGTATTTTGTTCTTATTACTACAATTAGACGAAGATGGTTCGGTTTTAGATTTTTCTCGGAGAGAGATTTTGTCAGGAGAAACAGAAAAATCGGGAGACTCGGTCATTATCGGCTCCTCAAGGCTACGTTTTCCTTTCGTACGTTCATCTGTACATCAGAAGATTAATCAACAAGTTTTATGTTAGTAGGTTACTTTGAAATGAGACCATAAAGTTTGCAAATAGAATCGACGTGTTGGCTAGAAATCCAGCAAACTAACTTCTAAACACGTATTGTCATATGGACCGCATGAAATTATTTCCTTTATTTTTTATTGCGGAATTTAGAAATGCATTGTTATTTCAAATTTTAGAACTATTCAAAAGTCATCCCAGTAAAAGAATAACATCATCCTGCTGATTTTCTTTTGAATAAAATTTAACATTTTATTAAAAAACTAAAATAAAATAAATAACATCATCCTGCTGATATTTTAAAAACTATTTTACTATCCGACAATTAGTTTTTTGGGAAAAAGATCCGACAATTAGTTTTTTTTTCTTTTTTTTTTTGGTAAAAATCCGACAATTAGTTAAAATATTAGTTTCTTCAGAAAAAATGTATAAAAACATAATAAAGTAGGTCTCACCTGTGATAACAGGTGGAGTGGCAAACTGACTTTCCAAACAGCCATAACTCTCATGCAGGCCCCAATCGTTCTGCATTTTCAACGATCAACATTTTTAAATTTAATTTATATTGTTACAAAATCATTTGGAAATGATAATCAAGGAGAATATGTATAGAATATTAGGAAATAATTCAATAAATCATTAGACAGATATAATAAAATAAAGATAAATTCTTGGGTTCACCCTCCTAGCGTGAACTTCGAGGTTCACCAACCAATAGTGTTTGAGTATTTGATATTTGATATCGTTTAAAAAATGAAATAAAATTGAATATCCAAATTAGATTATATTTTAAAAATAAAATAATAAAAATACATAAAAATAGTTATAAAAAATAAATAAATTAATATTGTTAAGTCTTCAGCAGAATACTAAACCCTATACCCTAAATCCTAAACTCTAAACCCTAAACGTTAAACCTTAAACTTTGGATAAACTCTAAACCGTTGAAAAATCTTAAACCCTAAATCATACATTAAAAACTAAATTTTAATAACACTAAACCCTAAATCCTAATTACTAAACCCTAAACCCTAGGGTAAACTCTGAATCCTTGGATAAATCATAAACTTTAGGGTTTAATTTTAAATATTTTTTATTTAGAGTTTATGATTTATCCAAGGGTTCAGGGTTTATCCAAAGGTTTAAGGTTTAGTGATTAACGTTTAAGTTTTAGTGTTATTAAGATTTAGTTTTTAATGTATGATTTAGGGCTTAAAATTTTCCAATGGTTTACGGTTTATCCGAGATTTAAGGTTTATAATTTAGGGTTTGGAGTTTAGGATTTAGGGTATAGGATTTAGTATTTTGCTAACTGTTTAACAATATTTATCTATTTATTTTTTGTAATATATTTTTATTGTTTTATTTTAAAAATATAATCTTATTTGGAAATTCACTTTTGTTTCTTTTTTAAAAAAATATCAAATATCAAATACTCAAACAATATTGGTTGCTGAATCTAGAGGCAATATTGGTTGCTGAATCTAGTAAATTATCAAATTTCCTAAGAATTTCTCTAAAATAAATTATCAAACTCAAACCTGCGATAAGTAGCCATCGTTAAGAGATTTTGATGGATCCTCGAACAAAAGACGTCTTCTTTTGCTTCTCTCACAAGACTCGATAAGTGCGTCCTCAAGGTAACCTGTGGAGACGTCGGAATAATCCATCTCCGGTGATCTGTAAATATGTTGCGGCGATCCATTTATGTATCCACATGCATCTGCAATTTATAACACATTTTTTTTTTCTGAGAAAATTTATAACACACATTTCACTTCTATATTTTTCATCGCATAATCGTAAATAACTACATGCACGTCTATACAAAGATATATATAATTTAGCAGAGAGAGAGAGAGATAAATAACATATATATATGTAGATACCAGGATTGAAGTCAGGCTTGAAGAGTGATCCAAGGTTATGTAGATCCCAAGTGGGTAAAGAGTAGAGAAGCTCACTCATGTTTTGTGTTTTTTCTTTCTGAATGATTTGCTGAGTGTTTTGTAAAACGAAAACCTATATGGTTGCCTATTTATCTTGGTGTTGTGTGTGGAAAGTGAAAGTAAATTCAAATAAAACAATAGAATTTGGAAGATAAAGTTAAAAAGCAGTGGATAGTTTTAGAAGATGAAGAAGAGATTGTACTCAATACAGTCAACGGTAGAAAAAATAAAGCAAAAGAACAGTTGTTGGATAGTGTCTTTTTCTCTTTGGGATATGAACATGATTTATGATTACTCAAATACTTTTTCGCCAAATGATCTATATAATATAAGCTGTTCCGCGAGTTTAATTAATTCAAAACGTAATTGTGCAGCTAAAATGAATTCAAAGTCATTCTGTTAGAAACAAAATTAATTTTTTTTTGTTAAATAATTATGTCATTTAGTCCGTGAAATAATAGCATAGTTAATTGGAAAATTAATATGAGATTTTTATGTAGAAGAAGGTGTTTGAATTTTTGTTAGAGTTTGGTTGGATGGGGGACCTAATAATGGCTAAAGGTGATGATATCACATCATGCTGTTATATGTTCTTTTCTTACTGTCGACCTTTAAGCAAATTTAGTAAACAGTCTTAATAACTAGAATCAGAAACTATCACATGTGGATTGTAAAAAAATGTCGGCAATTTCAAAACGCATTAGATATAAACGTATTTGATTAAGTAATTGAAATGATCTAACACCAAAGCAAAAGTTTCTTTTTAACTACAGTTAGCTACTACCAGGTCTGAAATATATTTATATATGCATATATATTCTTAATATATCATGTACTTAGAGAATTGATAATCTATGCGCGATTAATTAGATTTGGTTGTTGCAAATTGTAGATCATCATTAAAAGTTTATATAATATATAATCGTTTTTTAAATGATGACAGTTGAGAAATGGATAAGACAGTAGACACGTTCATTTCAAAGTTTATCCAGTTAAGACGATGATGTTGTGTTTGTTTTGTTACTGTTAGTTCAATGATAAAACAATGTTTTTGACCGAAAGATTATATGTTAAAACATTGGCGACAACATTAAAATAGTTCGAAAGATTAAAAAAAGGTTGACCAACATTAAGGACATTTTAAAAGTTTTACAAAAAAAGACATTTTAAAATCCCCTATAATATTAATCGATGATCTTTTAAAATGTTATAACCTAAATTTTGTAAAAATTAAAAAAAAACTTATCATATGTGGCATTTGTGTATGCCTTTTAAATATTATTTCAAAAAATTCTAGAGCACCTTATATAAATTATAGTCTAGCAAAATAATATTTCGAAAGCTATAGTTGGTCGCATATATCAAATCTTTATTGTTTCACAGGCTTTCCTTAAATAAAACCTACGGAATTACCTAATGTGATTAAAATATATATATAGAAATTAATGATTTTAAACAATAAAGATTTGATAACAATCGGTATACTTTTTATCATTTTTGTTTATTTTTTTATTATTAAAATAAATCACATTAATCATATAATAAAAAACTAGATTATTTTTTTTTGTACATGTTGTATTTTGAACTTTTGAAAACGAGAATAAATTACTAAAATTATTAAAAATCTCTCATAAACTTTTATGATCAAGGTTTAAATTTTTTCTACATTAAGATACAATGATTATAAGACCACACGAAAAAATAATTTTATTTTAAATAGATTTTTATGTTAATATATATATATTTTATATCATTTAAATTAAACTATACATTGTATGAAAATGTATACTTATATTCTGATATTTGCATTGAACATATATTGAAAAGTTTATAAATTTATTTTTCTGTAAATTGTTTTTTAAATAATTTTTATATAAATTTATCATACGCTTTATCCTAGTTAATACTCTCTTCATCCACAAAGATAATTTTTTTAGTATTTTTACACATATTAAGAAAACACATTAAACTACCATAATAAATGTATCGTTTTCTGTAATTTTCAATGTTCAATAAATTTTAACCAATAGTAATTCAATAAAGTCAATTAATTTTTTTGAAGTTTACAATTTTTTCATAGAAAACACAAAAAAATATATCTTTTTGAAACAAACTTTTTTTAGAAAAATCTACCGTTAAGGAACGGATGGAGTATATATTATGTAAACTATGGTTTCCGGTTTTAGTTTCTAGAACAATTTTGATTTAATTGTAGCTGACAGACAATGCATTTCGTAATGGATAGCGCTAAGCCTGGATATTGTTATAAAAAATTAAGAAGCGATGTATTCCACAGCTCATAAAACCATTTTAATCAACAACAAATGCAATATCTACTTCTTCTTTTTTTCTCTGCGAACCACAAAGTCATCTCTGAAGAATTTTGTGTTCTTTGGACGTATAGGAGAACTTCCTTTTGATTTTTAATCCATTCGTTAAATCCTGATTCTACTTTGCTTCTGATTTGGTGAACAACCGTTCTTCTTTTCGATGCTCTTTTGGTTGTTTTCTTCATTCTTCACAATGGTGGGGATTGTCACGTCCTTTCACGTTTACTTTCTTCCATTATTACATGCCTTTATTTCATTTTATAATTCCTTTTTAATATAACGATCTGATTTGATTTGATAGGTTGATGTAATTATTCGGAATGGTTCCACTAGTCGAAGCGATGTAATCACTGTAGAATAAGTATGGCCGTGCAATCAGACCAATCGTTGTGATAGAACTGAATAATGAAATGAAATTGTTAGTATTTCTTTAGTTTTGAATATTGTTAGAATAATTATGAGTAATTCTTACGAGATAAATAAACTGTTTAGATGATGAATTACTTACATATTTAAATAATATTATAGTAATTGGCTTTTTTTATTCATGACATAATTTTCTTGTACATTTAAAATTAATCAGGTGATTATCCGCGTTACGCTGCGGATTTTTTTTTTATAATATACCACTATGTCGAGTTATTTGAGTTTTTCTTTAGTTCACCTCTACGATTATTTTTAGGTTCACCAACCAATAAAATTTATTTATTTAAGATTCAATATTAAAAAAAAATAATAAGAATTTGTCAAGTTATATTATGCTTTTAAAATAAATAAAAATAGTAATAATTACCAATTTTTTTAATATTGTTAACACCGTCAGAAAAACACTAAACCCTAAACTTTTGGATAAAATTTAAACCCTTGGACAAATCCTAAACTCTAAATCATAAATATTAAAACTAAATCTTAAAAACACTAAATCCTAAATCCTTAATCCTAAACCTTGAACCCTTGGGTAATCTTAAACCCCAAGAGTTCAGGGTTTACTCAAGAATTTAGGGTTTAGTGTTTAGGATTTAGAGTTTTTAAGATTTAGTTTTTAATGTTTATGATTTAGGGTTTATGATTTACCAAATGATTTAAAGTTTATCAAAGGATTTAGAGTTTAAGATTTAGGGTTTAAGGTTTAATGTTTTGTTGATAGAGTTAACAATATTAAAAAAAAAATTGGTAATTATTATTTATTTTTATTTATTTTAAAATCATAATATTACTCGACAAATTCTTAATATTTTCTTTTCTTTTTTAAAATATATTAAATCTGAAAAAAAATCATATTGGTTGGTGAATTTACAGGTTTACCCTAGGGGGTGAACCTACATGTTTACCCTAGGGAGTGAACCCAAAAAAAATCGAGTTATTTTGGTCGAGTAATAAACTTCCAAAGTTGAATTTTCTTTTAAAAAAAACTAAAAAAACTTCCAAAGTTTAATGACTCATTCAGTTATTCTTCTTTTCATGTCGACTTGTTCCTTTTTACCGAGTTATGGATGTGTTTCCTTTTTCCAATTCTTCTTTTGACATTTACATGAAACTCATATATTGTTCTGGTTTACGTCATTGTACTAAAACATTATTTAAAACAATATGTTTC
This genomic interval from Brassica oleracea var. oleracea cultivar TO1000 chromosome C2, BOL, whole genome shotgun sequence contains the following:
- the LOC106324297 gene encoding uncharacterized protein LOC106324297, which translates into the protein MAHRLSRGDKEKWICKESRPVRRPPVRIPVSNNEALIEEHKLTLIGRVTNPAIQKTRALVDFFLQHWHVQGWITGKALGPHLFQFKFEKEQDLQHILLKAPFHFMRWMLILQRWEPIVSDNFSALIPFWITIHGIPLHYWTDVALKAVGKELGPVKGVDVDKRRVRVMINGLKPLETKLDISLSGEIKQVELEFENLEKHCFHCLSLTHEVDDCPLFKAKGSSRDREERMGISQNRTLERLEADRRRKDLIRGDRNFSQGQRHNSITANHWKKEENRDGSWRSDTNSGYDYGFRRETQINEESYPHTSRNVAARPSARERLSLSRDSEAISRRGNQPKSFASGPRNEWRPVSEGLKSTTPARSGYSQVSHTPSPRPQREGISNQAGSTETKQKTGDESIPSQERRPALERLSLPIERVPLLQDGVANSASGRLQEVDIQYLEDTLPLPRSGGTNVASSSKQQKTPVMEHQEGIVDRSPIRTLSEDRIHVSLRLGPMVASKC
- the LOC106325174 gene encoding uncharacterized protein LOC106325174 is translated as MSELLYSLPTWDLHNLGSLFKPDFNPDACGYINGSPQHIYRSPEMDYSDVSTGYLEDALIESCERSKRRRLLFEDPSKSLNDGYLSQNDWGLHESYGCLESQFATPPVITDERTKGKRSLEEPIMTESPDFSVSPDKISLREKSKTEPSSSNCSNKNKILVYPFGLVKPGGREEDITLNDVNKRILMPPARPVRHPVGDFASRPCISTHGPGLSGKTVVALTRIQTQGRGTITIIRTTG